CGCAGCTACAGCTCGATCGGCCAGGGGTTTATCCCCGCCCAGGTTTTCAATGAGCAGCTCTTTGTTAATGCAGATATAGGAATAAAATAATCCCGCAGCAAAACCCGCCTCCCCCAAGTGAGCGGCACCGGCATCCTCGCTGCGATCATTCAGGTCATCTACCGCAGTAAAGTAATCATCTTCAATCACTACAGAGTGAGCCGAGAGCGCATGGGCTACCTGGCACGCAGCTTCAACGTTATAGGTAGGCTTGGAAGCGAGCATGCGGCCAAACAAGGCGATATCCACCGCCATATTTTCCTTGCGCAATAAATCCAACTCCGCCTTCTCCGGCTCACGCCCCTCTTCTGCCAAGGTTTTCAGTAGTGCAATGATCCCGTTTTGCTCGGCACTACTGAGGTGAACTAACTGCTCGATTTCCAAGTCAGCCAGAGGGTTATCTTTTTCCGGCTTTTTTAACTTACCGAATTGCTCGGCAATTTTCTGGGCCCACAATTTGGCCTTTTTTTCAGAGACGCCCAGCTCCAATAAAGTCTCATAGGCCAGTACCCCCTGACGCTTGGTTCTGGTACCAATGAGGCTATCCTTCTGCTCCGTTGCCAATACCTGCTGGAACAACTCTGACGTTCGCCAGTGACGCTTAAGGCTCTGGGAGGAAATTCGCAGGCGATCACAACCTCCCATCTTCGCTGTTTTTGGCCGCCCCAAATCATCCCGGTTCAGGTTCGCAGGGGGATAGGCGGTCAATACATGCAATTGAATAAAGCGGCTCATAAATCTCTCCTTGTTGCGACCGTCAGGCCATCACATTACTTCGATTCATTTCTCAGGTATCTGATCAACAGTCACTGTCAATCGGTCTGGCTTTGCTCTGTGCTTAGTGTTGTTATGGGAATAGCATTTAAAAATTCTTTAGGCCCCTAAGACCCCTTTAATTTGGAAACTTTTGAATTTTTCTCAATCTGGTAATACAGCGTAGTAATCAGTTGCCCAACGCACAGCCAGGCGTTCCTGTGGATGCCGTGCTGGAATCGTGCGCATCTCTCTTTGCCAGTGCAGCAAATCATTGGCAAGAGAAGCTATATTGGCCCTGCCATCCAGCAGGGCCAGGGCCCGTACTATGCGGCGATAAAACTCGGCCGTATCGCGACTTTTTTGTAACTGAAAAAAGCGCAGCTCACTTAAAGGGGGGCGCCCGCCCCTCTCCCGGGGCATAGCCAGGGATCGGGCAAAACTGACATCCATAGCCTCGCTGCTATCAATATCAATTGTTTTGCTCGTGTTATCAGCTTTTACGTGTGCAATTACTGTGGCTACCAGAGCCGCATCTTCGATACGAATTTGCTCATCTTTCTGCCAGCGCTCTGGCATATCCTTTAAAAAACGGATAAAGGCGGGAGTAGGCATTACATCCATGGGCTCTACCGCACGGCGCAAACGCGCTCGATCGGCCCTGCCAGCTTTGTCATTGAGCCAGCGGTGCCACTCGCGCAGTCGGCTCACATCTGTATCGCTAAGATATTGATATCCGGCCATCACAATTCCTCCTGTTGTTGCTCAACTTTGGCTGTATTATCCAGAGCATTTAAACTTGCCAGACTAGCGAGCTTATTTCTTAAAAAACGTCGCGCCCGAGTCACTCGCTGCAATTTCAGGTCTTCCGCAGAGCCCTCCATTGACCAATGATCAAACTGCGCCAAGGCCATTTTTTTCAATATGTGTGCCCAGGCAATAGCCACCGGTGCAGGTGTAAATTGGGATTTATTGCATTCGAGGGATAATTGCTTGAGCGAGTGATAAAACTGGCTTTCCGTCGCCTGCCAAAACGCCTGATCGACAAATGAAAAATCCCCTTTAGCCTCATTAGGGTTATTAAACCAGGCAGCCTTGACCCTAAAGCGCAGCTCTTTCAAAGTATCTTTTGCAGCCGTTAAAAGCTGCCCTGCCAGCTGAATAAATAGCGACTGATGCTCAGGGGAAATAGGCAGTACTGGCATTTCCTGTTCATACCAGCAACGCGCTTTCATATTGTCCATGTCATAGCCAAAACCCCATAGACGCACATCGACATTCGAATCCAGTTCTTCGAGAACTTCCGCATAATCCTCATGGAATAAGCGCACCGCCCGGCTCGCTTCATCGCCATTTGAATGGTCATTCCACATAAGCCCCAACCAATGCCGATAACCGAGACCACTCTGTTGACCTTTCAAACTCAAGGGTGGGGCTTTTTTCTTGGAATCACGTCGATAGGGCGTCAGGGGATGAATCCAGGGACCCTCGTAATTAATGCCATAATTCTTAGTGGTATATTCCCGAATTAATTGACTCGTCTGCTCTCCACAAAGATCGCAGTAACCCTTGCCTTCTCTTGGGCTATAGAGACGTATCCTGCGCGGCATACCCCAGTACATTTGCAGGGGATGGGTATCATTGGGAGACGTAGAGGAACCTTGTTTGTCAGAGAGGCGGGTGGGAGCGAGCCAGGGGAAGATACAACTATCAGAGCTTTCAGACCTCGCCCCAAACTCCTCTCGTGGCAAGATATTGAGCCACAATTTCTGCCAAAGGTTGGCATCTTCTGCCTCTGGCATTATCAATGTGGTCAAAGGGCCACCACCACGCAAACTGGTTCTATGCCCCACGCCTCCGGAGGGGGCGTTAATTTGCAACGTAAATAACGCACTAGCGGCACAGCTGGGACATACACCCTGCACCCTACCGCCCTTAATAAATAGATCCTGATTATCTCTACAGGTTTTACTGCCCGGCGCCTCAATCAGTAGGGCGGCAATCGACTTTGATTCCCCCACACTCAATTCCAAGTCCTGCATAAATGCAGGCCCGGACTCTTGAAATAATTCAAAATTGGGAGCGTAGCTTTGCAGCCGTGATTTTAGTGTTTCCTCAGTAGGCGCCTTTTTCCAGTAGACTCCCCAATCATCGACACTTTCAGGTGCAAAAGCTGTTTGCAACAGGCCAATTAAAAACTGGAACAGCGCCCCGCGAAAATCCGGTCGTACCGTGCAAATGTCTACGACAGGATTATCCACCTCGGCAATTTGCCAAGGAGCAATTCTTTCCTGCATACCGCATCGCCGGATAATTGGCAGCCAGGAATCTTCAACCAAATTCACCACGATCCTCCCTGATCTGGTCTCCACCCGTCTTTTGTTGTAGTAACGCCAACTGTCACCCCAGAGAGGAAACAACTCTAACCAATGCAGTGCAGGATTGTCATTTCAAATTCGTTTAACTTAACTATGCCACTACACGGGTACTAACCCCTTTACCATATTCCACTCTGAAGCTAGAAAACTGATCTGGCTCAAGTGCTGGGCATCTTTTCTATCATACAAACAGGAAACCATGGGTACAGACCCGGGCTGGGCGTTACACACCTGTTTGCGTATTGCCCCAGTCTGGGCAGGGGTATTTTGATGGATTTGGCCAATATGCGGCGCTAAGATTTTTATTCGTATTCAATAAAAGGAATAAGAATTAAAAGATTTACTTTGAACCCTAGCAAGCTCTCAAATGCTATTACGCATAAAAATTCCCAATGGTGGCTTTTTATTTTTGATGGTTCAGAGTGCCGTTTCCCCTTATACAAGGCTTTGATAGCAGTATTAATCCTGAGATTAGGCTTGACTATGGATCACATTTTCTGAAGATAAAGAAATAAAACTAAGATATAAACACTATCTTCTACACTAATTTTAAATCAGCATAATTATAACATATTAACATTAACTATAACTATTAACAAAGAGGCGCGTACCACTTATATTAACAATCTTTATCTAGCAAAAAATATCAGGAGATAATACCTAAGCACCTGCATCTAGCCAAATCAGATTAATATATACATCAATTCAGAGCACCCAGCATTGAACATCACCTTAACTTCTCTTGTAGCTTATTTTAAAAGCCCTACAAGCTCGATGCTGCTGTAGACGATTTGACAACTCGAAAGTATTGTTCATATCATATTTTTGGAAAATATCTAAACCGCGATCTAGCAAAACTTTCCAACCTGTATCTACAACGATACTCCTCTCAGACTGTAACCCAACACCTTCAAAAGAATAGTAAAACTTAACGCCTGCCGTACTTACCGTTTTTTGTATCTGGTTGAAATAATCACGTTGTTGATCTCCTTGAAATTCATCTTCCATGGTAACCAATCTGACCTCAACTTCATCCTCGTCGAGCTTATTCTTAACAATGGTTTCCATCAGTTCCATCAGATTCCTAGCTTGGGAAAGTAAGCGAATACATGGGTCAATAATGGTAATATATTTTGCCCTACTGATATAAGGACCTATCAGTTGATCGTAACTTACACCACGCTGATTCTCCATAAAGAGCAACTCCTGCTCTTTCAACTCTGACCGTAACGCAACCCCTACCGAACCAGTCGGCGTCACTTTTGAATCATTATCAGAGGTCGGTATATCTATATCTGGAGAGCGAATATCATCACCCTCAGCCACGCTTTTGTGAAAATAATTAGGGTATTCAATTTCTTCCAAAGTCACTACTTGATTTTCATTTCCCACCTTGTCGGCATAGGAAAAATTAACTGCTGCATAAGTGTTGTCAATTCTTAACAGCTGATCCTTAACTCTTTTTCGACCTTCCATCGCAAACGCCAGTACTTCTTCAATCTCTTTATCTGTGGCGCCGCCCTGCGGAAAAAGGATCTTCATCAAGCCTGAAAACGTTTTATTAATCGCATCTCTATCACGGGTAGAGATATCTGAGGATAAGGTAAAATGCTCTTTGTATTGATCTGAAAAATCCTGATTGCGAAGATGGCGAAGAATTTCAGCCAAGTAGTCCACCACAAAGCCATAACCGGCCGAGAACATCTCACCTCGAATAATATCTACTTCCCAACCAGGAATGTAACAGTGCAACCTATCCAAAAATGCAGAATCGTAGAACTTCTCAGGCAGCGCATCAAACAGATCACTGTGTTTGAGCATATAGGGCAGGCTGTGCTCGGTATTGCCAACAAACACCATCGAAGCATCAGCACCCAAGGTCTCAACACCACGGGAGAATGACTTGTTCGCCATGTAGTTCTTCATGATGTCGACTAGCGCTTTATCCACACGCTTTTGCTTACCGGCAAACTCATCAAAGGCGACAGTATCCCAATAACCCACCAGACCGATCTTTCCGGATGAGTTATTCACAAAAAGCTTAGGCACCGTGACCTCACCACCAGAGATTAAAATACCGTGAGGCGAGAATTCAGAATAGATATGGGACTTACCGGTGCCCTTAGGACCAAGCTCAATCAGGTTGTAGTTGCGCTCACAGAAAGGAATCAATCGCACCAGCTGGGTTAACTTACTCCTGTGGCCAAAATACTCAGGATTGAAGCCGATACTCTGCACCAAGACATCAATCCACTCCTCCAGAGTAAATTGCTTGCGCGCTTCTATGTAGCCCTCATAGTCGAAGTGTGACATTTGAATAGGCTTAATGCTATTCAATATCCAGGGGCTGGCATCCTTGTCTTCGATATGATCATACTCAAGACCTGCAATCACCCAGACACCACCAATCAATAACTTAGGGTGTTTTTTTACCGTACTAGCATCAATCAATACCTTTTTGATGCCAAGATTGGAGAACGCCATCTCATAGCAATCTTTCTTGTCATTCAGTTCAACGCTGACTTTATCAATGACCTTATGCCGGCCCTTCTCACGAATAGTAGAACGAATCAGCCCAGCTTCGTTACGATGAACATAATGCTTGGCCAGGATCTCCTTAACTGTTTGAATGCCACTTTCAATACTGTCTTCATCGCTGGTGGCACAATACTGGCCCAACAGGTACTCAAGTACATAAGAGGGAACGATGGCATTGCCCTTCACGGTTTTAACCAGGTCTTTACGCACTACAAGCCCAGCAAACACATCACAAATTTTGTTATTCAAATCAGTCATCACACCTCCTCGGAAACTCTATTTCCTTGATTGCGTAACATCCTGTTTTCGCCATGTTCAGTAGCCTTAAAAGTCGAAGTCACTGGTGAATGAGCGACGAATCTTATAAGGAAGTTGCTTATAGTCCTTATACTGATTGGTGCCTGAAACTGGCTCTTCCAGTTTCAGCAACACCTCCTGATTATTTGCCTCATCAGCATCCTGCGTTAAGACAAAGCGCAACTTCATTTCACGCTCACGGGGGTTCTCAGAGCTAAGATCCAACAACACCTCATGGCTATCAGAAATGAGCTTGCCGCCGTCAGTATAAAGGCCCACACGTAGCTTTCTGGGCTGAATCTTATCGGTCACCGCCTCGGTCTGATAAAGAGTGACGGACAGCTGCCCCGAGGTAATCACATTGGTTCCACCGCGTAGTACATCCACCTCAACAGCAGCAGTATCGCTCTGGCGCTTTTTGTTAATACTAATAACAGGGATCACCGTCTCTTGCAGTGTGGCTCCACCGTGCACAAAACGACTACCTGAACCACTCAGACGCAGGCGTTGAATGCCTTTAGGTATTACGGCTCCCACATCACCACTTAAATTCAGCTGTTCTGCACTAAAGCCCTTCAAGGCTTCACCGCCATTCAGTCCCTTGCCCAGTACAAAACGCCTGTCATTGTAGAGCACTTTACCTTTCACATCGTTAGCGAGGAAGTCGCTCTCTTCCAGGGGTTTGTTTTGATAGATAAAGCCGTGGTCAGCGGTAACCAAAATATTGCTAGCATTGGCATTGGCCAGCTTTTTGATCAACTTCATCAAGTCGTCAAAGGTTTTTTCGGCGGCCTCAAAAGCTTCACCCTCTGACTGCATTTTGTCGCCGGTATGGTCAATGCGGTTGTGGTAGATATACAGAACATCGTGGCCTTTCAGCAGCTCACGGTTCTCGGCAATGGTCCGCTCCAGCAGGTCTTTGGCCAGAACGGCGCCGGCCCGCTCACCCAGCAAGGCTTTGAGAACTTTATCTCGACCTTCACGCCCCTGCGTAGACTGAGCGCCCATGGAGACGGTCGCCGTCTTGTTCTCGGCAATCTGTAATGGCATTTCCGAAGACTGGGGAAGCAGGGAGGCCATACCCAATTGGGTGTAACTGGGCAGCGATGACAGTGCGTGCTCCAGCTTGGCCTGGTAGCGATCTTCCTGGCGAATACGGCTCACCATCTCGTGCCCAGCCTCATAGCGGAAGGCATCAGAGATGATCACGTAGATCTTCTTATCTTTATCCTGATAGGGCTTAACCCACTTGCGGTAGAACTGGGCCTGCGGGGCTACATCGGGCACTTGCCACGCAGCCATAGCGTCCACATGCTGTTGCCAAGCATTATTCAACGGCAGCAGGTAGCGGTTGGTGTATTGGTTTTCAATCTGCTCTGTCAGTGAGTTCAATAGGGTATTCTGGGCGGATACCTTCAGGGCATAAATATACTGCCGGTAAAGCTGATCCAGCTTGTACCAATGACTGGTATAGCCCTGCACAGCCTCGCTGCTATTAGCCATCGACAACTGAGCGGTATCCAGCAACGCCAAAAACTGACTAGCGACATCCACCGCACTGTAGAGGTGCTGGTACTTGCTATACCAGTGGCCCTGCCTGCGTTGACGGCAGTACAAGGCAATCTCACCTTGTGGGATAGTGCGCTTCTCTACCGCTGTCACCAGCTCATGGATTAATCGCTTATCAATCAGTTCAAAGTAATCCAGCTCGATCAGTTCTTTTAGATCTCGATGAGTCAGATCAGCCTCAAGGTTCAACAGCTCGGCACAATCTTCCGACAAGGCCTCAAAACTGGCCTCGTGGGTACGGCTATCCTTCCAGCGTTTGAAGAAGACCAGAGCATCGCTGCTGAGCTTGATCGGATCATTATTGAGTGGTGACTCAAGCCCCATTGAATAACAGGACTTAAACAATTCAATAGCAAAGTCCTTAATACTGGGGCTGTCAGTATGGTAGCCATAGTGACGCTCGACCTGCTGCCACAAGAAGCCATCCAAGCCACTCCGTTCTATCAGCTGATAGAGTGGAGTTTTTCCCTTATCGAAAAGCGACTTCTGCAATTCAGCGAGTAGCAACTCCAGTACATTGTCTATTCTGTCTTCGCCTTTCTTATTGGCTCCGGCGCAAACAGACAGCATCTTCATCCGCACCATCGGCAGAGAATCTTCTGGGGTGAGGAGCTTCTTCAACGCTTCTTTGCGTTTGGCGGCCTGAGTCGGTGCTCTGCCCGGTTCAAAGAAGGCACTGTGATTTTCAACCACCTCGGCGAACTCATTGGGTAATTCAAGCTCACTTAACCAAATAGCCACCTGATCGGTACGGAAAGTAGTAAAAGCCAGCTCTACATCCAGTAGCCAGTTTTGTAGCGGCTCCGGTTGCTTACCTTCTTTGTAAATCAGAAACTGCTGCTTAGGTGATTCCCGCAATACCCTGTGTTTTATGCCAAACTCATTATCGGCTATTTCCAACTTCTCAACATCAGTTAGCTCCAGTGCCTCAAATTCACTGCGCAGCTCTTGCTTACCGTCATACCAAAAGACAATGCGATGCTTGGCAAATAGCCGCGCTAATGCAGCATCAATACGTGAACTCATGCTGCCACCCATTCGCTAAATACACTTTCTACCGCAGAGACAAACTCCGACAAGGTTCCATCCTCTCCCCTAGCAAGATAACCAGACACAAAACCAGCCAAATCATCAGGTGAGAGATCTTCGTCTAAAAAGGGCTCTAAAGCCTTTTCTCTCAGAGCATTAAATTTAGGGATGCCCAGCCCTAACCGGGTAATCGTTTCGTTTGCTGCCCTATCTGACGGATTCGTAGGGTCTATCGAACCATTCGCCCCAAAAGAAAAGCGGCCTTCACAGTCAGGATTTAATGGCGATACAAACAGCTGATCATCATACCAATTGCCTTTCAAATCCCCACAATGACTCGGTGCGCCTTTCTTAATATTATTCAGGCAGGAACAAATCATATTCGAGAAATCAAGAGGATCTACATCATCAGACTCTTGTGGTTTGCAATGTTCAATATGGCTATCCGTTTCAACCAGGCGGCGCTCACAATAGCAACAGATACCACCTTGTTCCTTGATAAGCGCATCCTTTACCGCCTTCTTTTCGTTCCCGCTTAAATCCGAATAGGTGGGAATCCAATCATCATTCGCCAGCGCTTTCCAGTTGGTGAACAGCTTAGGTTCAACGCCTTTTTTGATAGCCCTCATTTGCCAATCAGCTCCTTGCGCTTGATTAACACACGAGCTTTTACTAATTCAGGGTCTTCACCAATTTCCTTAGCCAGCGCTTCAATTTTTTTACCGGCCTTCTCTAAATCACCTTGTGAAATCGCAGAAAAAACCGACAACAACTCCTCGTCAATTTTATCAGGGCGTGTCGTATTCAGCCCCATTAAATCTTCCAGTATACGATCGACATTTCTACCGTAAGATTCAGTGGGTTTAACAACGCTAATACCCTCAGGCGAGGACGACATCAGATAAATATTATCAGCAGACACATGGTTCAAGACATGCGGGGAATGGGTAGACAATAAGAATTGAATACCAGGGAATGTCTCACGCAAACGCGCAACCATCATGCGCTGCCACTTGGGGTGCAAGTGCAGATCCACCTCATCGATCATCACAATGCCATCCCCCAGCAGCGGGTCATCGCGATCCGGATTGGCTATTGCCAAGCGGCGAGCTAAATCACCCACCATAGCCATCAAACACTTTTCGCCATCAGAAAGCTGATCTACCGTCAGTACTTCACCGGACTTTTTTACCTCCATACGCAATGGATTACGCCGAACCCTTAAATCAGTAAAGTCTGGCATAAATTGGTTCAACGCCTCACGAACCGCATTCAATTGCGTATCGTCAGGCTGAAGGTTATCCGAGCGCTGCTCATTCTCCAGATCTTCACGTTCGCGAAACCACTCAAAAAAAGTGCGGAAGCTTGCGCCACTGGTTAGTGAATCATCAAAGGCCGATAACAAATCAAAGCTGTGGCGCTGGCGAATGCGTAGAGGGATATCCAATACGGCGCGATTAACTGGATAATACGCCAATAAAGACAAATTCCCTTGCTGCTCTTCCATATCCTGCTGCATTCGCTTAGCAAGCTCATTCAGCTGTTTAAAATCTGATTTTTCTGTATGACTTCGAGCACGCCTAGTTTTCACCTGGCTCCACATCACGTCATCACTATCCAGCTTTAGAGCTAAATCGACTTTAGAAAAATTTTCACCGTTACGAATATCCGCTTCAGTAATCGGCCTTCCAGACGAACCACTGTGTTTAATGCGATTAATTAACCAAGATAACATCACTGCCGAGGCATCCAGCAAGGTAGACTTACCACTGCCATTCATCCCCACAAACACATTGATATGTTCGTCCAACTCTATGGGCAGCTTTTTGATACCACGAAAGTTTTCTAAATCCAGCGTTGATATATACATGGTATCTCCTAACTTAAGCTGGTGACTTTTTTCAGCGCTTTACCAAATAGCGGATAGTTGTATTTAACGCCATCATCCAAATCGATTTCTGGCGGCTTACCAGCCAGCGGATACAGGGTTTCATGTTCGTAGTCGTTTATCTCATCCAGCACTTTATTGATCTTCTGGATGGCCTTAAGAGCCTGGGTCTTCTCTTTCTGACTGGCAGACGCACTGACCTGTATTTGTTCATGGCTTTCTTTGCGGGCCAGTAGCTTGGTACGGAATTCACGCAGGTAGTCATTCAACACCACACTCACCGTATCGGGGCGGTAGCGATGCATATAGATCAAGGCGTTGAAAGAGCCTTTCGGGCTGGAGAACATCCAATAGATGGGGCGTTTTTTATAACGCTTAACATGATCGGTGTAGAAGTCCTTCAGAAAGAACTTCTTGATATCTTTGCCGATAGCCTCTTCGATAAAAGCTAGGTTTTCGGCAAAGTGTTCCTCACCAAATGCAACTTTCAGGAATTGTTTAAAGCGCTCGGTGATATCATCTTCGAACCAGTCGCCATCAAAGTCGATTAAAGGAATGACATTGTCGTCATCTGGCATAAAAGAGGGGCTAGGGACGTGTTTCAGATAATTTTCTAGGGTGTCGCCTTGATTAGCAAGAACTAAACCTTCTTTATCGAGAGAGTATCGTCCCAATAAACAGCCAACAGAATATGAAAGGAACTCTATGATTGTATCAAAAAGAATCCTTCCATTTCTTTCTTCAGGGTTGATAGAGGAGTACCTATAATCAACATTACAGCTCAACGTAATGTCTTGTATAGGTACATCTGAAGTTAGCTCGTCCATCAAGCCATATGCATTGATGAATGCTTGGTTACTCTGCTCCTCAATGGACTTTAGTTCGGCTATTCTATCGGCATATATATTCCTTAGGCTCGAATAGACATCCTGCAAGCTACCATTACTATCCCGGCGAACCACTAACGGCGAAGCCTTAAAGTCCCAGGAAACC
This DNA window, taken from Microbulbifer sp. MKSA007, encodes the following:
- the cas7e gene encoding type I-E CRISPR-associated protein Cas7/Cse4/CasC translates to MSRFIQLHVLTAYPPANLNRDDLGRPKTAKMGGCDRLRISSQSLKRHWRTSELFQQVLATEQKDSLIGTRTKRQGVLAYETLLELGVSEKKAKLWAQKIAEQFGKLKKPEKDNPLADLEIEQLVHLSSAEQNGIIALLKTLAEEGREPEKAELDLLRKENMAVDIALFGRMLASKPTYNVEAACQVAHALSAHSVVIEDDYFTAVDDLNDRSEDAGAAHLGEAGFAAGLFYSYICINKELLIENLGGDKPLADRAVAALTETILKVSPSGKQNSYASRAYASYVVAEAGDQQPRSLSAAYLKPVDRYSEDYAHDAIDALQKQLQSFDKVYGDCADSRYVLNAVTGEGNIEELLAFVSE
- the casB gene encoding type I-E CRISPR-associated protein Cse2/CasB, with amino-acid sequence MAGYQYLSDTDVSRLREWHRWLNDKAGRADRARLRRAVEPMDVMPTPAFIRFLKDMPERWQKDEQIRIEDAALVATVIAHVKADNTSKTIDIDSSEAMDVSFARSLAMPRERGGRPPLSELRFFQLQKSRDTAEFYRRIVRALALLDGRANIASLANDLLHWQREMRTIPARHPQERLAVRWATDYYAVLPD
- the casA gene encoding type I-E CRISPR-associated protein Cse1/CasA, whose translation is MNLVEDSWLPIIRRCGMQERIAPWQIAEVDNPVVDICTVRPDFRGALFQFLIGLLQTAFAPESVDDWGVYWKKAPTEETLKSRLQSYAPNFELFQESGPAFMQDLELSVGESKSIAALLIEAPGSKTCRDNQDLFIKGGRVQGVCPSCAASALFTLQINAPSGGVGHRTSLRGGGPLTTLIMPEAEDANLWQKLWLNILPREEFGARSESSDSCIFPWLAPTRLSDKQGSSTSPNDTHPLQMYWGMPRRIRLYSPREGKGYCDLCGEQTSQLIREYTTKNYGINYEGPWIHPLTPYRRDSKKKAPPLSLKGQQSGLGYRHWLGLMWNDHSNGDEASRAVRLFHEDYAEVLEELDSNVDVRLWGFGYDMDNMKARCWYEQEMPVLPISPEHQSLFIQLAGQLLTAAKDTLKELRFRVKAAWFNNPNEAKGDFSFVDQAFWQATESQFYHSLKQLSLECNKSQFTPAPVAIAWAHILKKMALAQFDHWSMEGSAEDLKLQRVTRARRFLRNKLASLASLNALDNTAKVEQQQEEL
- the brxL gene encoding BREX system Lon protease-like protein BrxL — encoded protein: MTDLNNKICDVFAGLVVRKDLVKTVKGNAIVPSYVLEYLLGQYCATSDEDSIESGIQTVKEILAKHYVHRNEAGLIRSTIREKGRHKVIDKVSVELNDKKDCYEMAFSNLGIKKVLIDASTVKKHPKLLIGGVWVIAGLEYDHIEDKDASPWILNSIKPIQMSHFDYEGYIEARKQFTLEEWIDVLVQSIGFNPEYFGHRSKLTQLVRLIPFCERNYNLIELGPKGTGKSHIYSEFSPHGILISGGEVTVPKLFVNNSSGKIGLVGYWDTVAFDEFAGKQKRVDKALVDIMKNYMANKSFSRGVETLGADASMVFVGNTEHSLPYMLKHSDLFDALPEKFYDSAFLDRLHCYIPGWEVDIIRGEMFSAGYGFVVDYLAEILRHLRNQDFSDQYKEHFTLSSDISTRDRDAINKTFSGLMKILFPQGGATDKEIEEVLAFAMEGRKRVKDQLLRIDNTYAAVNFSYADKVGNENQVVTLEEIEYPNYFHKSVAEGDDIRSPDIDIPTSDNDSKVTPTGSVGVALRSELKEQELLFMENQRGVSYDQLIGPYISRAKYITIIDPCIRLLSQARNLMELMETIVKNKLDEDEVEVRLVTMEDEFQGDQQRDYFNQIQKTVSTAGVKFYYSFEGVGLQSERSIVVDTGWKVLLDRGLDIFQKYDMNNTFELSNRLQQHRACRAFKISYKRS
- the pglZ gene encoding BREX-1 system phosphatase PglZ type A; its protein translation is MSSRIDAALARLFAKHRIVFWYDGKQELRSEFEALELTDVEKLEIADNEFGIKHRVLRESPKQQFLIYKEGKQPEPLQNWLLDVELAFTTFRTDQVAIWLSELELPNEFAEVVENHSAFFEPGRAPTQAAKRKEALKKLLTPEDSLPMVRMKMLSVCAGANKKGEDRIDNVLELLLAELQKSLFDKGKTPLYQLIERSGLDGFLWQQVERHYGYHTDSPSIKDFAIELFKSCYSMGLESPLNNDPIKLSSDALVFFKRWKDSRTHEASFEALSEDCAELLNLEADLTHRDLKELIELDYFELIDKRLIHELVTAVEKRTIPQGEIALYCRQRRQGHWYSKYQHLYSAVDVASQFLALLDTAQLSMANSSEAVQGYTSHWYKLDQLYRQYIYALKVSAQNTLLNSLTEQIENQYTNRYLLPLNNAWQQHVDAMAAWQVPDVAPQAQFYRKWVKPYQDKDKKIYVIISDAFRYEAGHEMVSRIRQEDRYQAKLEHALSSLPSYTQLGMASLLPQSSEMPLQIAENKTATVSMGAQSTQGREGRDKVLKALLGERAGAVLAKDLLERTIAENRELLKGHDVLYIYHNRIDHTGDKMQSEGEAFEAAEKTFDDLMKLIKKLANANASNILVTADHGFIYQNKPLEESDFLANDVKGKVLYNDRRFVLGKGLNGGEALKGFSAEQLNLSGDVGAVIPKGIQRLRLSGSGSRFVHGGATLQETVIPVISINKKRQSDTAAVEVDVLRGGTNVITSGQLSVTLYQTEAVTDKIQPRKLRVGLYTDGGKLISDSHEVLLDLSSENPREREMKLRFVLTQDADEANNQEVLLKLEEPVSGTNQYKDYKQLPYKIRRSFTSDFDF
- a CDS encoding retron system putative HNH endonuclease; its protein translation is MRAIKKGVEPKLFTNWKALANDDWIPTYSDLSGNEKKAVKDALIKEQGGICCYCERRLVETDSHIEHCKPQESDDVDPLDFSNMICSCLNNIKKGAPSHCGDLKGNWYDDQLFVSPLNPDCEGRFSFGANGSIDPTNPSDRAANETITRLGLGIPKFNALREKALEPFLDEDLSPDDLAGFVSGYLARGEDGTLSEFVSAVESVFSEWVAA
- a CDS encoding AAA family ATPase, which produces MYISTLDLENFRGIKKLPIELDEHINVFVGMNGSGKSTLLDASAVMLSWLINRIKHSGSSGRPITEADIRNGENFSKVDLALKLDSDDVMWSQVKTRRARSHTEKSDFKQLNELAKRMQQDMEEQQGNLSLLAYYPVNRAVLDIPLRIRQRHSFDLLSAFDDSLTSGASFRTFFEWFREREDLENEQRSDNLQPDDTQLNAVREALNQFMPDFTDLRVRRNPLRMEVKKSGEVLTVDQLSDGEKCLMAMVGDLARRLAIANPDRDDPLLGDGIVMIDEVDLHLHPKWQRMMVARLRETFPGIQFLLSTHSPHVLNHVSADNIYLMSSSPEGISVVKPTESYGRNVDRILEDLMGLNTTRPDKIDEELLSVFSAISQGDLEKAGKKIEALAKEIGEDPELVKARVLIKRKELIGK